One Enterococcus silesiacus genomic window carries:
- a CDS encoding sugar isomerase produces the protein MLEKISAVKHLSDADEVLQNYIFRNLETIFTLSAREIATQIPCSPSTVTRFVRKCGFDSYHDFQRYVKNEVSKLAGKGITDTISLEQIFVNQVFAENVIEQVEIVSALLKQSSFIYCVGMGSSGIMASYAARKFNTIGFKAMYSNEPYAPFLSTQMKDDKSIILIFSSSGETAEIIEMAQLLKLSDNQIISITNTHDNTLAKLSTINIPYYIENQRLPYNFDLSSQIPTVALIEYLVAFCFNRQ, from the coding sequence ATGCTAGAAAAAATCTCAGCAGTCAAGCATTTATCTGATGCCGATGAAGTGCTGCAAAATTACATCTTTAGAAATCTAGAAACTATTTTTACTCTTTCTGCTCGTGAAATTGCGACGCAAATTCCTTGTTCTCCTTCTACCGTAACACGTTTCGTAAGAAAATGCGGGTTTGATTCTTACCATGATTTTCAGCGCTATGTCAAAAATGAAGTCAGTAAACTTGCGGGCAAAGGGATAACGGATACGATTTCCCTTGAACAAATCTTTGTGAACCAAGTTTTTGCTGAGAATGTCATTGAGCAAGTAGAGATAGTGAGCGCCCTCTTAAAACAATCAAGCTTTATTTATTGCGTAGGCATGGGCTCATCTGGAATTATGGCCAGTTACGCTGCTAGAAAATTTAACACGATCGGTTTTAAAGCCATGTATTCGAATGAACCATATGCACCATTTCTTTCTACTCAAATGAAAGACGACAAAAGTATTATTCTTATTTTTTCCAGCTCAGGTGAAACGGCAGAGATTATTGAGATGGCCCAACTTTTGAAGTTAAGTGATAATCAGATCATCAGTATCACAAATACGCATGATAATACCTTAGCCAAACTTTCTACGATCAACATTCCTTACTATATCGAAAATCAGCGGCTACCTTATAATTTTG